One genomic region from Tigriopus californicus strain San Diego chromosome 4, Tcal_SD_v2.1, whole genome shotgun sequence encodes:
- the LOC131879270 gene encoding hemagglutinin/amebocyte aggregation factor-like isoform X2, producing the protein MCVHVPQLARPCFNYFSLHDDHFEDRIWDWRCQPSGFEFESCSWSGDMNQFDEVLSFECNNGVVTGVESTNSDNYEDRIWNFKCCTKPNLCYSECGVSAPANEYDGPLSYLVDPGYFLTGADSVHSNHYEDRVWKFRTCKITAC; encoded by the exons ATGTGTGTGCATGTGCCTCAATTAGCTCGACCATGTTTTAACTATTTT AGTCTTCATGATGACCATTTTGAAGACAGAATTTGGGACTGGAGATGCCAGCCTTCTGGATTCGAATTTGaatcttgctcttggtcaggtGATATGAATCAATTCGACGAGGTCTTGAGTTTTGAG TGCAATAATGGAGTGGTTACTGGTGTTGAATCCACTAACAGCGACAACTACGAAGACCGCATCTGGAACTTCAAGTGCTGCACCAAGCCCAACCTTTGTTACTCAGAGTGCGGCGTATCCGCCCCAGCAAATGAATATGACGGACCATTGTCTTATTTGGTCGATCCTGGATATTTTTTGACTGGAGCCGATTCCGTTCATAGCAACCATTATGA AGATCGCGTTTGGAAGTTCCGAACCTGCAAGATTACCGCATGTTGA
- the LOC131879270 gene encoding hemagglutinin/amebocyte aggregation factor-like isoform X1: MSLLSITSFLTLLTLASACDNDHDGFLKKECPPNDSIYEIQSLHDDHFEDRIWDWRCQPSGFEFESCSWSGDMNQFDEVLSFECNNGVVTGVESTNSDNYEDRIWNFKCCTKPNLCYSECGVSAPANEYDGPLSYLVDPGYFLTGADSVHSNHYEDRVWKFRTCKITAC; the protein is encoded by the exons ATGAGTTTGCTTTCCATCACGTCGTTTCTGACCCTCCTTACCCTGGCATCAGCTTGTGACAATGATCACGATGGCTTTTTGAAGAAGGAATGTCCTCCAAATGATTCCATATATGAGATCCAG AGTCTTCATGATGACCATTTTGAAGACAGAATTTGGGACTGGAGATGCCAGCCTTCTGGATTCGAATTTGaatcttgctcttggtcaggtGATATGAATCAATTCGACGAGGTCTTGAGTTTTGAG TGCAATAATGGAGTGGTTACTGGTGTTGAATCCACTAACAGCGACAACTACGAAGACCGCATCTGGAACTTCAAGTGCTGCACCAAGCCCAACCTTTGTTACTCAGAGTGCGGCGTATCCGCCCCAGCAAATGAATATGACGGACCATTGTCTTATTTGGTCGATCCTGGATATTTTTTGACTGGAGCCGATTCCGTTCATAGCAACCATTATGA AGATCGCGTTTGGAAGTTCCGAACCTGCAAGATTACCGCATGTTGA
- the LOC131879622 gene encoding zinc finger BED domain-containing protein 4-like yields the protein MHLVTDEMSALSNTLTAWTPEMYGTTSPKKLELDRALIQMISNDMQPILIVEDDGFVNFCQAMNPKYLLPSRNVISKTLIPAMFEEVERKLGQKLVQAKWVCFTTDLWTSANTTGFLALTIHFWDHEASALQCFVLDCLRIWGRHTADRLGEEMRTVLIRNEIISKVVVGVTDNGAIIVKALQNINIKQMACYAHTLNLVANVSLRETPALAAAKETASRLVELTKRSTPTLERFEQIQRNQGFRTVKKLIQDISKRWNSTFEMMNRLVELKGPVSELLPEPGMSSTVGVVDSTTWKALHEAVDVLQPLYEATLELSVEKSTTGSKISPRSPFPD from the coding sequence ATGCATCTCGTTACAGATGAAATGAGTGCATTATCAAACACGTTGACGGCCTGGACCCCTGAAATGTATGGAACCACATCCCCCAAGAAGCTTGAGTTGGATCGAGCACTGATCCAAATGATTTCGAATGACATGCAGCCCATTTTGATTGTGGAGGATGATGGTTTCGTGAATTTTTGCCAAGCCATGAACCCCAAgtatttgctcccctcaagaAATGTTATTTCGAAGACATTAATCCCAGCCATGTTTGAAGAGGTCGAAAGAAAATTGGGGCAAAAGCTTGTTCAAGCCAAATGGGTGTGTTTTACCACTGATTTGTGGACTTCCGCCAATACCACTGGCTTCTTGGCACtcaccattcatttttgggaTCACGAAGCATCAGCCTTACAATGCTTTGTTCTGGATTGCTTGCGGATTTGGGGACGTCATACGGCTGATCGATTGGGTGAAGAAATGAGAACGGTGCTGAttagaaatgaaatcatttccaaagttGTGGTGGGAGTGACGGACAATGGGGCAATTATCGTCAAGGCCTTGCAAAACATTAATATCAAGCAAATGGCCTGCTATGCGCATACGCTAAATCTGGTGGCAAATGTGTCTTTGAGAGAAACTCCAGCCTTAGCTGCGGCCAAGGAAACTGCTTCAAGACTGGTTGAATTAACCAAACGAAGCACGCCAACCTTGGaaagatttgaacaaattcaacgTAATCAGGGTTTCCGCACGGTTAAGAAATTGATCCAGGATATTTCAAAACGATGGAATTCTACTTTCGAAATGATGAACCGTCTAGTGGAGCTGAAAGGACCCGTTTCAGAACTCCTGCCGGAGCCTGGAATGAGCTCCACGGTTGGCGTGGTTGACTCGACAACGTGGAAGGCCCTTCATGAAGCAGTTGATGTACTTCAACCCTTGTATGAAGCCACTTTGGAGCTTTCTGTTGAAAAAAGCACAACTGGATCAAAAATTTCACCGCGCAGTCCCTTTCCGGACTGA